One window of the Hyperolius riggenbachi isolate aHypRig1 chromosome 5, aHypRig1.pri, whole genome shotgun sequence genome contains the following:
- the GATAD1 gene encoding GATA zinc finger domain-containing protein 1, giving the protein MPLGLKPTCSMCKTTSSSMWKKGRDGEILCNSCTGKGSGGGNTSTSGSSSAHPPSTSTSQQNNGGSTKQSKQEIHRRSARLRNTKYKSAPAVEKKVSTKGKGRRHIFKLKNPIKAPEAVSTIVTSESMFHKGLYYQIGDVVSVIDEDDGKTYYAQIRGFIQDQYCEKSAALTWLIPTLSSPKDYFNPATYIVGPDEDLPRKMDCLDFVCHAPSEYFKSRSSPFPTLPTKPDKGFIWTRIGPTPAITIKDTVGNHV; this is encoded by the exons ATGCCTCTCGGACTGAAGCCAACATGCAGCATGTGCAAAactacctcctcttccatgtggaaGAAAGGCCGAGATGGAGAAATCCTGTGTAACAGCTGTACTGGAAAGGGCAGCGGCGGGGGTAACACCAGCACTAGCGGATCCAGCAGCGCccatccccccagcacctccaCCTCCCAGCAGAACAATGGGGGCAGCACCAAGCAG TCCAAGCAGGAGATCCACAGAAGGTCGGCCCGCCtgcggaatacaaagtacaagtcgGCTCCAGCCGTGGAGAAGAAGGTCTCCACCAAAGGCAAAGGAAGGAGACACATCTTCAAGCTAAAAAAT CCTATAAAGGCACCAGAAGCCGTGTCCACCATAGTGACCTCAGAATCCATGTTCCATAAG GGGCTGTACTATCAGATCGGCGATGTGGTTTCCGTCATTGATGAGGACGATGGTAAGACGTACTATGCTCAGATCAGAGGCTTCATCCAGGACCAGTACTGCGAGAAGAGTGCAGCTCTCACCTGGCTTATCCCCACCCTCTCCAGCCCCAAGGATTACTTCAACCCAGCCACATATATTGTAG GACCAGATGAAGATCTTCCTCGGAAAATGGATTGTTTGGACTTTGTCTGCCACGCCCCCTCCGAGTACTTCAAATCCCGCTCGTCCCCATTTCCCACTCTCCCCACCAAGCCTGACAAAGGCTTTATCTGGACTCGCATTGGCCCCACGCCCGCCATTACTATCAAGGACACAGTGGGAAACCATGTATGA